A segment of the Zalophus californianus isolate mZalCal1 chromosome 3, mZalCal1.pri.v2, whole genome shotgun sequence genome:
ttttttttaaagattttatttatttatttatttgacagagagacagcgacagagggaacacaagccaggggagtgggagagggagaagcccacttcccgctgagcagggagcccgatgcggggctcaatcccaggacccagggatcatgacctgagccgaaggcaagtgcttaaccgactgagccactcaggagccccttcATTGGTATTTTTAACAGCACATTATTCAAATGGGAGAAAATCACAAGCTTCTTAAATCTTTGCCTTTACGCTTTTCTTCCTTGCTGTGTCAAATGTGTTCACTGCTAGTCTATCACAGTAGCTCTATCAACAGTTAACAGATGCAAGTGAGGCTGATCATGAATTTGGTTTCACACATACCAACAAGGGGAAACCAGCGATAAACAAAGTAACAGTTGGTAGTTTGCTAAATGCCATTTGCTCTGCCATCAAGGTTCAGCACCGTGGAGACCCGGGTGCAGGCGGGGAAACTCTGCACCGGAACCGCGCATTTTGCTTCAAGCGAAGGTGGTGAGAATGATTACGAACGGCCTGTTTCTCTACTTCTGATCAAAGctgtctgctctaatctttaaGAACGAGCGGGGCCTTCACTTGGTCAGCCACGTCCTTGCCGTTCAGTGCCTCGACGATCGCAAGAGCGAACTCAAAGCTGGTTCCAGGCCCGCGGCTCGTGAGGATCAAGCCGTCCCTCTCCACACGGTTCTCGGAGTAGCTATAATGACTTCCATTCATCATTTTGTCTTTAGCAAGTGGATGTGTTGTAACTTTGCTTCCAAAACCTATTTCATGAGCCAAAAGAGCCGTAGGACCTGCACAGATGGCAGCTATGAggcccttccttttttcttgttctttcagtATCTCCTTCACAGCAGCAGACTCAGATAAATTCTGCGCACCCAGATTGCCTCCCGGCAGAACCACTACGTCATAAGGTCCCTCTTTTTTTGCATCTTCCAGATGGGCATCAGGACAAATGACGTCGTCTCGGCTACACTGTACTGGGTCTTTCCCAGCCAGACCCGCAATGGTGACTTTAATTCCAGCTCGCCTCATGACATCTACGGGGATGACTGTCTCCATCTCCTCTGCTCCTTTGGCCAGGATGACCAGAGCTCTTTTTGAAGCcatttttatgttgtattttttaaaggcttaccACAGACAAGGAACCTCGGCCCCATCGGCAGCAATTCAGTGCTGGGGACGACGGAACCACAACCGGACTCCCTACATATGGTTTTCTTGATGTTGCTTATCAGTTCGGAAAATTCTcacccattatttcttcaaatattgcttccttaccattttctttatattcctatgggatgccattttacatttttgtagatatttttcctttttttttttttctgtatatttaaccTCTTCCTATGTTAGCTAGGTGGTTTCCTTTGGATCAGTTTCCCAGTTCACAAATTAACACCTATGACTGATTTTCTCCATCATCTGTATTCCCTGCAGATGAGTTCCTAATGTCCAGCATTTCTTTGGGGTTTTGGTCACATTGCCTTGAGTTTTATAtgcctgcttttgtttctttgtcttgtttttttttttttgagcatcagaaaatatttctttaaaaaaacagaggtCTGATTTGAGGCACAGGAATGATATTATCTTTTTCCAAAGAGTATTTATGCTGACATCTTACAGGCAGCTGTACTGGAAACACTATTAATTGCATTATTACCTTATTCCAATTAGTAATTGAAATGATTCTAAGTTTAGCTTTAGTCTTTGGAATGTCAAGTCTATTTCTAATTCCCTCTCATTCCTCAGAGTTTTTACCAGAACCCATACTTGGGGCTCTCAGCTACATTGGTCTTCTTTGTCTCAGTCTTTTAGCCTCCTTTATCAAAATTATCTGAAGCCAAAGCTTCAGGAGGAAACAAACTCCAAATGCCAGGCTAACCTCCATGTGTGTCTCTCTTCTCTTAGATCTTGACTCCATTATTCTTCACTACATGGTTAAATTCTCTGAtgctttcaaatacattttctaaaaatcatatttttgtcatatttagTTGTTTTCAACAGGAGGCTTGTTCCACATAACCTCGTTTGTCATTACTGAAACTCTCTTCTACTTTGAGGAGAAATATTTATAAgcttaaatttttatgtttatatacagAATATACCACCTATCgaataatttaaaatggaatatttttgttgaaaaatgtGATATAATTTCTTAGATCATATTTTTGCCCAGAAATTTCAGTGCCTCCAGTGTCTGTAAAAGCtaaattatcttttcttcctgtttcttcatgGTCTTCTGCCATTATCTTTCCAGCCTTTCCATTCTTACCTACTTATACCTTCCATTTATGTTTTCCCTACATTTGGGTTTCTCATTCCTgtactctgtctctaaaaatacCTGCAGAACTAGGTTTTGATTTTCTATGAGCACAAATTCTATTTTAGATTCATGCATGTTGTTtgctaccatctttttttttcttttttttcttaacatataatgtgttatttgtttcaggggtacaggtctgtgattcatcagccttacacaattcacagcactcaccatagtacatacccttcccagtgtccatcacccagccaccccatccctcccacccccctccacttcaaaaaccttcagtttgtttcctgagattaagagtcttttatggtttgtctccctctctggtttcatcttatttcatttttccctctcttcccctatgatcctctgtcttgtttctcaaatttctcatatcagcaagatcatatgataattgtctttctctgattgacttatttcacttagcataataccctctagttctatccacgtcattgcaaatggcaagatttcattttttgatggctgcataatattccattgtgtgtgtgtgtgtgtgtgtgtgtgtgtgtgtgtgtgtgtgtgtgtgtttatcacatcttctttatcctttcatctgttgatggacatctaagctctttccatagtttggctattgtggacattgctgctataaacattgggatgcacataccccttcggatcactacatttgtatctttgggataaatacctagtagtgcaattgctgggtcatagggtagctctattttcaactttttgaggaacctccatactgtttccagagtggctgcaccagcttgcattcccaccaacagtaggagggttcccctttccccatgtcctcgccaacatctgtcgtttcctgactcgttaattttagccattctgactggtgtgaggtagtatctcattgaggttttgatgtggatttccctgatgccgagcgatgtcgagcactttttcatgtgtctgttggccgtttggatgtcttctttgcagaaatgtctgttcatgtcttctgcccatttcttgattggattatttgttctttgggtgttgagtttgataagttctttatagattttggatactagccctttatctgatatgtcatttgcaaatatcttctcccattctattggttgtcttttggttttgttgactgtttcttttgctgtgcaaaaggtttttatcttgatgaagtcccaagagttcatttttgtccttgcttcccttgcctttggcggtttctaggaagaagctgcgcTGCGGCTGAGctccaagaggttgctgcctgtattctccttaaggattttgatggattcctgtctcacatttaggtctttcatccattttgagtctatttttgtgcgtggtgtaaggaaatgggctgtccaattttcccaacaccatttgttgaagagactgtcttttttctgttggacatgctttcctgctttgtcgaagattagttgaccataccaTCTTATTCAAATACCATTTTCTATCTACAAGACTGTAATTCCCTGGAGCTTGAAATTAATAAGTCTATATCCCTAAAACAAGCCTAGTTATCGTGTCAGGATAGATCCATATCTGGAACCCCGTTCCTTCCTAGTTGTCTCACTATGCTGAAAATCATCTGGCTGTAGATAAGTGTGCTTCACACCCTTGTGTGTGCCTGCCCATGTTGCAGGGATACTCAAACAGGAATGAAATAACCTTTGGCAAAGTGATTAAGCTCATTTTGACCAGAAGACAAATGTTTGAAATCATTAAAACACAAATTATCTTGAATTATTGCTACTTAATCTTTGACTTTGTTCTGAATGCATAGTACATTTGGCATATGTTTGTATAGCTAGAAGTCAAAAGGTAGAAGTTACATCAGAATCTCTGAAAGGTAtcactaaaatataaatgtataatggctttaaaaatcatattaacaTGGTATTACTGTTGGTAACTGTAAATCAGCGATGCCTTTTTTGGAGGCACTAAATCTTTAACACTCATTATCATGCCAGGTGCAAAAATGAATGATATCTGCAGCCAGTCTTATATAGGATTTACCACCTGGTGACTGAATTAGGTAAATAAAATTCCTAGGTAAGTCCATGCATAGcaatataaagttattttaatatcaCGTCTACCTTCAAGAAATATATTGGCTCTGTTCAATGAATGAGATATGAACAATACATCGACTTTTGAGAAGGCCACTTGTTCactaaatagacatttattaGAGTGCCTGTTATGTGTAAGATTCTATGTGAGAGAGACAAAAGTGAATCACGTGCCATACTTGTCTTCTAATAACCTCATAGTTGAATGAAGGGACTGTGCAATGACACAATAGCAATAATGTCTAATAAGTACATTTGTACATTGATAACAGATACAGCACAAAGAAACATGTAAGGTGACATGGCTGTATATTTAGGGAAGCAGTGGAAGGTGAAGTTAGGGAGGCAGGCTGGGGTTATCCCCATGGATGACCTTGTATCAAAGGAGTTGAAACTTTACCCTGTGGACAGTAGGGAGTCATTTGATGGTAATACATAGAGGAATGATATATGATTTTATATGCCTTTTAGTAATGCCATTTTGTGTGGGGGCTTCCTTAAGCTGAGAGACATGTGATAAGCTGCAGCAGTCTCTTATGGACAGTAATAGAGACTTATACTATGAAAGGaacaagaaaatacagaagaaggaatgaatttttaaaatgtggttcaaCAAATGTTAGAATGATGCCAAATTTCAGGCTTGCAAGTGAAAAATATTGCCATTAATCATGATCaggaattcaaaataaaactgatttaagtgaaagaagaaaaaatgtttagcaCTAGACAGTGAGGCATCTGTGGAACATCTAGTTAGAGTTAGTTGAATCTAGCAAACACATTATGGTAAACCTCAGGACTGGACAAAAATGCTTCAGGATTAGGTGtggaatgagaaaagagaagggcAGTATGGACTTTGGAGGAATTCAGTGTTTAAAGGGCAGGTCTACATATGTAGCCTTCT
Coding sequences within it:
- the LOC113919238 gene encoding Parkinson disease protein 7 homolog, encoding MASKRALVILAKGAEEMETVIPVDVMRRAGIKVTIAGLAGKDPVQCSRDDVICPDAHLEDAKKEGPYDVVVLPGGNLGAQNLSESAAVKEILKEQEKRKGLIAAICAGPTALLAHEIGFGSKVTTHPLAKDKMMNGSHYSYSENRVERDGLILTSRGPGTSFEFALAIVEALNGKDVADQVKAPLVLKD